One window of the Streptomyces sp. NBC_00259 genome contains the following:
- the leuA gene encoding 2-isopropylmalate synthase: protein MSQSQWIGRPTPITNTTHTQKPSGMPVHKYGRYEAVDIADRTWPEKRITSAPRWLSTDLRDGNQALIDPMSPARKREMFDLLVRMGYKEIEVGFPSSGDTDFAFVRSIIEEGAIPDDVTISVLTQAREDLIERTVEAIVGAKRATVHLYNATAPTFRRVVFRGSKDDIKQIAVDGTRLVMEYADKLLGEETVFGYQYSPEIFTDTELDFALEVCEAVCDVWQPGPGREIILNLPATVERSTPSTHADRFEWMARNLTRREYVCLSVHPHNDRGTAVAAAELAIMAGADRIEGCLFGQGERTGNVDLVTLGMNLFSQGVDPQIDFSQIDEIRRTSEYCNQMEIHPRHPYAGDLVYTSFSGSHQDAIKKGFDAMEADAAAQGRTVDDIEWAVPYLPIDPKDVGRSYEAVIRVNSQSGKGGIAYVLKNDHKLDLPRRMQIEFSRIIQAKTDAEGGEVTPKEIWSVFRDEYLPNPDNAWGRIQLRSGQTTSDTDGTDTLTVEAVVDGSDTVLTGSGNGPISAFFDALNAIGVDARLLDYQEHTMSEGASAQAASYIECAIDGKVLWGIGIDANTTRASLKAVISAVNRAAR, encoded by the coding sequence ATGTCTCAGTCGCAGTGGATCGGCCGGCCCACGCCGATCACGAACACGACGCACACCCAGAAGCCGTCCGGCATGCCGGTCCACAAGTACGGCAGGTACGAGGCCGTGGACATCGCGGACCGCACCTGGCCCGAGAAGCGGATCACCAGTGCGCCGCGCTGGCTGTCCACCGACCTGCGTGACGGCAACCAGGCCCTCATCGACCCCATGTCGCCCGCCCGCAAGCGCGAGATGTTCGACCTGCTGGTCCGCATGGGCTACAAGGAGATCGAGGTCGGCTTCCCCTCCTCCGGCGACACGGACTTCGCCTTCGTCCGCTCGATCATCGAAGAGGGCGCGATCCCGGACGACGTGACCATCTCCGTGCTGACCCAGGCCCGTGAGGACCTGATCGAGCGGACCGTCGAGGCGATCGTCGGCGCCAAGCGCGCCACCGTGCACCTGTACAACGCGACGGCCCCGACATTCCGCCGCGTCGTCTTCCGCGGCTCCAAGGACGACATCAAGCAGATCGCCGTCGACGGCACCCGGCTGGTGATGGAGTACGCGGACAAACTGCTGGGCGAGGAGACGGTCTTCGGCTACCAGTACAGCCCGGAGATCTTCACCGACACCGAGCTGGACTTCGCCCTGGAGGTCTGCGAGGCCGTCTGTGACGTGTGGCAGCCCGGACCCGGCCGCGAGATCATCCTGAACCTGCCCGCCACCGTGGAGCGTTCGACGCCGTCCACCCACGCGGACCGCTTCGAGTGGATGGCCCGCAACCTGACCCGCCGCGAGTACGTCTGCCTGTCCGTGCACCCGCACAACGACCGCGGCACGGCCGTGGCCGCCGCCGAGCTGGCGATCATGGCGGGCGCCGACCGTATCGAGGGCTGCCTGTTCGGCCAGGGCGAGCGCACCGGCAACGTCGACCTGGTCACCCTGGGCATGAACCTGTTCTCCCAGGGCGTCGACCCGCAGATCGACTTCTCGCAGATCGACGAGATCCGTCGCACCAGCGAGTACTGCAACCAGATGGAGATCCACCCGCGCCACCCCTACGCGGGCGATCTGGTCTACACCTCCTTCTCCGGCTCCCACCAGGACGCCATCAAGAAGGGCTTCGACGCCATGGAGGCCGACGCGGCCGCCCAGGGCCGGACGGTCGACGACATCGAGTGGGCCGTCCCGTACCTGCCGATCGACCCCAAGGACGTCGGCCGCTCCTACGAGGCGGTCATCCGCGTCAACTCGCAGTCCGGCAAGGGCGGAATCGCCTACGTCCTGAAGAACGACCACAAGCTGGACCTGCCGCGCCGGATGCAGATCGAGTTCTCCCGCATCATTCAGGCCAAGACCGACGCCGAGGGCGGCGAGGTCACGCCGAAGGAGATCTGGTCGGTCTTCCGCGACGAGTACCTCCCCAACCCGGACAACGCGTGGGGCCGCATCCAGCTGCGTTCCGGCCAGACCACGTCCGACACCGACGGCACCGACACACTGACCGTCGAGGCGGTCGTCGACGGCAGCGACACCGTCCTGACCGGCTCCGGCAACGGACCGATCTCGGCCTTCTTCGACGCGCTGAACGCCATCGGCGTCGACGCCCGGCTGCTGGACTACCAGGAGCACACGATGAGCGAGGGCGCGTCCGCGCAGGCCGCCTCGTACATCGAGTGCGCCATCGACGGAAAGGTCCTGTGGGGCATCGGCATCGACGCCAACACCACTCGCGCCTCGCTGAAGGCGGTCATCTCGGCCGTCAACCGCGCCGCCCGCTGA
- the bla gene encoding class A beta-lactamase → MESVRALRARRTRRALLAAGAGAALAVALPPGATAAPSARGDDAAARAGASRRQGEGRTEGRTEGLSEQLSEQLSALEREHSARLGVFARNLRTGATVLHRADERFPMCSVFKTLAVAAVLRDLDRDGEFLGKRLRYTAEETEKSGYAPITGRSENLAHGMTVDALCDAAIRYSDNAAANLLLRELGGPRAITRFSRSLGDGVTRLDRWEPELNSAEPWRVEDTTDPRHIAGTYTRLVLGDALVRRDRQRLTGWLLNNTTSGARFRAGLPKDWTLADKTGGGSYGTNNDVGIAWTPDRAPIVLAVLTTKHVPDAPADDPLVARTAELLAAALA, encoded by the coding sequence ATGGAATCCGTACGAGCCCTCCGCGCACGGCGGACCCGTCGAGCGCTGCTGGCCGCCGGCGCCGGGGCGGCACTGGCCGTCGCGCTGCCTCCGGGCGCGACGGCGGCCCCGTCCGCGCGCGGCGACGACGCGGCTGCCCGGGCAGGCGCCTCCCGGCGGCAGGGCGAGGGGCGGACAGAGGGGCGGACCGAGGGGCTGAGCGAGCAGTTGAGCGAGCAGTTGTCCGCGCTCGAACGGGAGCACTCCGCCCGGCTCGGGGTGTTCGCGCGCAACCTGAGAACGGGCGCGACCGTGCTCCATCGCGCCGACGAACGCTTCCCGATGTGCTCGGTGTTCAAGACGCTCGCCGTCGCGGCCGTCCTGCGCGACCTCGACCGCGACGGCGAGTTCCTCGGCAAGCGCCTGCGGTACACCGCCGAGGAGACCGAGAAGTCGGGCTACGCCCCGATCACCGGCAGGAGCGAGAACCTCGCCCACGGCATGACCGTCGACGCACTGTGCGACGCCGCCATCCGCTACAGCGACAACGCCGCCGCCAACCTGCTGCTCCGCGAGCTCGGCGGCCCGAGGGCGATCACCCGCTTCTCCCGCTCGCTCGGCGACGGCGTGACCCGGCTCGACCGGTGGGAGCCCGAGCTGAACTCGGCCGAGCCGTGGCGCGTCGAGGACACCACCGACCCGCGTCATATCGCCGGTACGTACACGCGTCTCGTCCTCGGCGACGCTCTCGTACGGCGGGACCGGCAGCGGCTGACCGGATGGCTGCTGAACAACACGACCAGCGGGGCACGTTTCCGTGCCGGGCTCCCCAAGGACTGGACCCTCGCGGACAAGACCGGCGGCGGCTCGTACGGCACCAACAACGATGTGGGCATCGCCTGGACCCCGGACCGCGCGCCGATCGTGCTGGCCGTCCTGACGACCAAGCACGTCCCCGACGCTCCGGCGGACGACCCGCTCGTGGCCAGGACCGCCGAGCTGCTGGCGGCGGCACTGGCCTGA
- a CDS encoding TerB family tellurite resistance protein translates to MRPVRGQSGRKPRIHGHRRRRVFGVRTSWSTIGDGEFFCPDCGGDRNYRRRTGRRRFTFLGVPVLPRGHAGPVVECAACHTHFGTEALDHPTTARFSAMLRDAVHTVALAVLAAGGTSSRTVRQTAVATVRAAGFSDCTEDQLTTMVEALAADTGRFITDAGPCGAALAIELHEALEPLTPHLAPAGRESILLQGAGIALADGPYIPAERDVLITVGNALRLRADDTARLLAAARTPSP, encoded by the coding sequence GTGCGGCCAGTCCGAGGACAGAGCGGCCGAAAACCGCGCATCCACGGCCATCGTCGCCGTCGTGTCTTCGGTGTACGCACGTCATGGAGCACGATCGGTGACGGCGAGTTCTTCTGCCCCGACTGCGGAGGCGACCGCAACTACCGCCGCCGCACCGGCCGCCGCCGCTTCACCTTCCTCGGCGTCCCCGTCCTCCCGCGCGGCCACGCCGGCCCGGTCGTCGAATGCGCCGCCTGCCACACCCACTTCGGCACCGAGGCCCTCGACCACCCCACCACCGCCCGCTTCTCCGCGATGCTCCGCGACGCGGTGCACACGGTCGCCCTCGCCGTCCTCGCCGCCGGCGGCACCTCCTCCCGTACGGTCCGCCAGACCGCGGTCGCCACGGTCCGCGCCGCCGGGTTCAGCGACTGCACCGAGGACCAGTTGACCACGATGGTCGAGGCCCTCGCCGCCGACACCGGCCGCTTCATCACCGACGCCGGCCCGTGCGGCGCCGCCCTCGCCATCGAACTCCACGAGGCGCTGGAGCCGCTCACCCCCCATCTCGCCCCCGCAGGACGGGAGTCGATCCTGCTGCAGGGAGCGGGTATCGCGCTGGCCGACGGGCCCTACATCCCGGCGGAACGGGACGTACTGATCACGGTGGGGAACGCGCTGCGGCTGCGCGCCGACGACACGGCCCGGCTGCTGGCGGCGGCGCGTACGCCGTCGCCGTAG
- a CDS encoding MMPL family transporter: MGAPTTTHDAPPPPAPGTVERRRGRPVLPWAVLALWIAVLAVAAPFAGKLGDVQRDNIVDYLPAGADSTQVARVQQDLPGGESTQLVLVYQREGGLTDADRRTARNQAARIAAAHELTAEPRGVPAADGATLMFPVSSTEPGNDEKARAAFVEDVRAQVSGGAGLTVEVGGPSALQTDMEDVFETIDGTLMIATVLVVAVLLVLTYRSPFLWLVPLLVVGAAAVTSRAVVHGLVQGFGLTVTSQSGGIMTVLVFGAGTDYALLLVARYREELRRVPHPYDAMRAALRGCGPAVLASCGTVVAGLLCLLAADLNSARGLGPVGAVGVVCALAAMLTLLPAVLVLLGRRVFWPLIPRHGSEATRRRSLFAVMGSSAGRRPVAVLVAGAALLGALSLGAFNLPGTLKNEDGFTDRPESVSAMQKLAGAFPDRSSQPISVVTPTGTADRALAEARATEGVATAERGRSAEGWTELSVFAEDAPETAGETATIKALRAALDGAYVGGTSAQQLDLEDTNARDRIVVVPLVLAAVLIVLVALLRSIVAPLVLIVAVVAVWGAAMGLGGLVFGPLLGFEGFDPSLPLLSFVFLVALGVDYGIFLMHRMREEALAGADPTAAALTALRTTGGVIASAGLVLAATFAVLMNLPLVALVEMGFIVAVGVLLDTFLVRTYLVTSASLLLGRAVWWPGRLSRK; the protein is encoded by the coding sequence ATGGGGGCCCCGACCACCACGCACGACGCGCCGCCGCCGCCCGCTCCCGGGACGGTGGAGCGCCGCCGCGGCCGCCCGGTGCTGCCCTGGGCCGTCCTCGCCCTGTGGATCGCGGTCCTCGCCGTCGCGGCACCCTTCGCGGGCAAGCTCGGCGACGTGCAGCGCGACAACATCGTGGACTACCTGCCGGCGGGCGCCGACTCCACCCAGGTCGCCAGGGTCCAGCAGGACCTGCCCGGCGGCGAGAGCACCCAACTCGTCCTCGTCTACCAGCGCGAGGGCGGCCTGACCGACGCCGACCGCAGGACCGCGCGGAACCAGGCCGCCAGGATCGCCGCGGCGCACGAACTGACGGCCGAACCCAGGGGCGTACCCGCGGCCGACGGCGCCACCCTGATGTTCCCCGTGTCCTCGACCGAGCCGGGCAACGACGAGAAGGCCCGGGCCGCGTTCGTCGAGGACGTACGGGCGCAGGTCTCCGGTGGTGCAGGACTGACCGTCGAGGTCGGCGGACCGAGCGCCCTGCAGACCGACATGGAGGACGTCTTCGAGACCATCGACGGCACCCTGATGATCGCGACCGTCCTCGTCGTCGCCGTCCTGCTGGTCCTCACCTACCGCAGCCCGTTCCTGTGGCTCGTCCCGCTGCTCGTCGTCGGCGCCGCCGCCGTCACCAGCCGGGCCGTCGTCCACGGACTCGTCCAGGGCTTCGGCCTCACCGTCACCAGCCAGAGCGGCGGCATCATGACCGTCCTCGTCTTCGGCGCGGGCACCGACTACGCGCTGCTGCTGGTCGCCCGCTACCGCGAGGAACTCCGGCGCGTCCCCCACCCCTACGACGCCATGCGCGCCGCGCTGCGCGGCTGCGGCCCCGCCGTCCTCGCCTCCTGCGGAACCGTCGTCGCGGGCCTGCTGTGCCTGCTCGCCGCCGACCTCAACAGCGCCCGCGGACTCGGTCCCGTCGGCGCGGTCGGTGTGGTGTGCGCGCTCGCCGCGATGCTGACGCTGCTGCCCGCCGTCCTCGTCCTCCTCGGCCGCCGGGTGTTCTGGCCGCTGATCCCTCGCCACGGGAGCGAGGCCACGCGGCGCCGCAGCCTGTTCGCCGTGATGGGCAGCTCCGCCGGCCGCCGCCCGGTCGCCGTCCTCGTCGCCGGCGCGGCGCTCCTCGGGGCACTCTCGCTCGGCGCGTTCAACCTGCCCGGCACCCTCAAGAACGAGGACGGCTTCACCGACCGTCCCGAGTCCGTCTCCGCCATGCAGAAGCTGGCCGGCGCCTTCCCCGACCGCAGCAGCCAGCCGATCAGCGTCGTCACACCCACCGGCACCGCCGACCGGGCACTCGCCGAGGCCCGCGCGACCGAGGGGGTGGCGACGGCCGAGCGCGGACGCAGCGCCGAAGGCTGGACGGAGCTGTCCGTCTTCGCCGAGGACGCGCCGGAGACCGCCGGCGAGACGGCGACGATCAAGGCCCTGCGGGCCGCACTGGACGGCGCGTACGTCGGCGGGACGAGCGCCCAGCAGCTCGATCTGGAGGACACCAACGCGCGTGACCGGATCGTCGTCGTCCCGCTGGTCCTCGCGGCCGTCCTGATCGTCCTCGTCGCCCTGCTGCGCAGCATCGTCGCCCCGCTGGTCCTCATCGTCGCGGTCGTCGCCGTCTGGGGCGCGGCCATGGGCCTCGGCGGGCTGGTCTTCGGGCCGCTCCTCGGGTTCGAGGGCTTCGACCCCAGCCTGCCGCTGCTGTCCTTCGTGTTCCTCGTCGCCCTCGGTGTCGACTACGGCATCTTCCTGATGCACCGGATGCGGGAGGAAGCCCTCGCCGGCGCGGACCCCACGGCCGCGGCCCTGACCGCGCTGCGGACGACGGGCGGCGTCATCGCCTCGGCCGGCCTCGTGCTCGCGGCCACCTTCGCCGTCCTGATGAACCTGCCCCTGGTCGCGCTCGTCGAGATGGGCTTCATCGTCGCCGTGGGCGTCCTGCTGGACACCTTCCTCGTACGGACCTATCTGGTGACGAGCGCGAGCCTGCTGCTCGGCCGCGCGGTGTGGTGGCCGGGAAGGCTGTCCCGCAAGTAG
- a CDS encoding DUF397 domain-containing protein yields the protein MPEYDLSNARWRTSSYSNGEGGECVEVAYDFPGAAPWRKSTYSNGEGGDCVEVLDALPGVVPVRDSKVPDGPVIVLPAAAWAAFVDGVVRR from the coding sequence ATGCCCGAGTACGACCTGAGCAACGCCCGCTGGCGCACGAGCAGCTACAGCAACGGCGAGGGCGGCGAGTGCGTCGAAGTAGCGTACGACTTCCCCGGCGCCGCCCCGTGGCGCAAGAGCACCTACAGCAACGGCGAAGGCGGCGACTGCGTCGAGGTCCTCGACGCCCTCCCCGGTGTCGTCCCCGTCAGGGACAGCAAAGTCCCTGACGGGCCCGTCATCGTGCTCCCCGCCGCAGCCTGGGCCGCCTTCGTCGACGGCGTCGTCAGGCGCTGA
- a CDS encoding response regulator transcription factor produces the protein MTGPIRVLLADDQNLVRASFAMLVDSDPGMEVVGQAGTGREAVELARSARADVIVMDIRMPDLDGIEATRLVAADDDLAGVKVLVLTTYDTDDHILEALRAGASGFLVKDIRPADLLAAIRTVAAGEALLSPGPTARLIARVLAAPATPAALGAGGPDGLSGRERQVLALVARGLGNTEIAESLGLSPLTAKTHVSRIMGKLGARDRAQLVIVAYESGLIVPGV, from the coding sequence GTGACCGGCCCGATCCGCGTCCTGCTCGCCGACGACCAGAACCTCGTCCGCGCCTCGTTCGCCATGCTCGTCGACTCCGACCCCGGCATGGAGGTCGTCGGCCAGGCCGGGACCGGCCGCGAGGCCGTCGAACTCGCCCGCTCCGCACGGGCCGACGTCATCGTCATGGACATCCGCATGCCGGACCTCGACGGTATCGAGGCCACCCGCCTCGTCGCCGCCGACGACGACCTCGCCGGCGTCAAGGTCCTCGTCCTCACCACGTACGACACCGACGACCACATCCTGGAGGCCCTGCGCGCGGGCGCCTCCGGCTTCCTCGTGAAGGACATCAGACCGGCCGATCTGCTCGCCGCGATCCGGACCGTCGCCGCGGGCGAGGCCCTGCTCTCGCCGGGCCCCACCGCCCGTCTCATCGCCCGTGTCCTCGCCGCCCCGGCCACCCCGGCCGCCCTGGGGGCGGGCGGCCCGGACGGTCTGTCCGGACGGGAACGCCAGGTCCTCGCCCTGGTCGCCCGCGGTCTCGGCAACACGGAGATCGCCGAGTCCCTCGGCCTCAGCCCGCTCACCGCGAAGACCCACGTCAGCCGCATCATGGGCAAGCTCGGCGCCCGCGACAGGGCCCAGCTCGTCATCGTCGCCTACGAGTCCGGCCTGATCGTTCCCGGCGTGTAA
- a CDS encoding sensor histidine kinase, with amino-acid sequence MDQHEKSTPPRLGYRVLTAVSRDPLTAPHRLRNDALIAAATGALAVALVPAVRDGRAPDALGWALLAGSVVPLAWRRSRPLLVLFAVIACIVPYHALDNTHAAPVPGSLLALYTVASTARPRHTFLVGTAVIGTTLTVMFGVGAHEGLEALRTTGWILAVLIFGVDVRVYRRYIASVVERAERAERTREEEAARRVAEERLRIARDLHDLLAHSITVIGVRMSVAAHILTVDPERLDRDAVAAALDEIAETCRTARGELRATLQVLRANEDGDEDEDPSHGPLPGLDALPALVRAAGAELAMPATDIGVPPATGAAVYRIVQESLTNAVRHAGPGANVTVTLAPDPAGGRLLVRVTDDGNAPGGTAGSGFGVPGMRERARSAGGTLSAGPRDGGGFEVAADLPLTAREALA; translated from the coding sequence GTGGACCAGCACGAGAAGAGCACCCCACCGAGGCTCGGGTACCGCGTGCTCACCGCCGTCAGCCGTGACCCGCTCACCGCCCCGCACCGGCTCCGCAACGACGCCCTCATCGCCGCGGCCACCGGCGCCCTCGCCGTCGCGCTCGTGCCGGCCGTCCGCGACGGCCGGGCCCCCGACGCCCTCGGCTGGGCCCTCCTCGCCGGCAGCGTCGTGCCGCTGGCGTGGCGCCGCAGCCGTCCGCTGCTCGTCCTGTTCGCCGTGATCGCGTGCATCGTGCCGTACCACGCGCTCGACAACACCCATGCCGCACCCGTTCCCGGATCACTGCTGGCCCTCTACACCGTCGCCTCCACCGCCCGCCCCCGGCACACGTTCCTCGTCGGGACCGCGGTCATCGGCACCACCCTGACGGTGATGTTCGGCGTCGGCGCCCACGAGGGCCTGGAAGCGCTGCGCACCACCGGCTGGATCCTCGCCGTGCTGATCTTCGGCGTGGACGTCCGCGTCTACCGCCGCTACATCGCCTCCGTCGTCGAACGCGCCGAACGAGCGGAACGCACCCGTGAGGAGGAGGCCGCCCGCCGCGTCGCCGAGGAACGCCTCCGCATCGCACGCGACCTGCACGACCTCCTCGCCCACAGCATCACCGTCATCGGCGTGCGCATGTCCGTCGCCGCGCACATCCTCACCGTCGACCCGGAACGGCTCGACCGCGACGCCGTCGCCGCCGCGCTCGACGAGATCGCGGAGACCTGCCGTACCGCGCGCGGTGAACTGCGCGCCACACTCCAGGTGCTCCGGGCGAACGAGGACGGTGACGAGGACGAGGACCCGTCGCACGGTCCGCTGCCCGGACTGGACGCGCTGCCCGCGCTCGTACGGGCCGCCGGAGCCGAACTCGCCATGCCCGCCACGGACATCGGCGTCCCGCCCGCCACCGGCGCCGCCGTCTACCGCATCGTCCAGGAGTCCCTCACCAACGCCGTACGCCACGCGGGCCCGGGCGCGAACGTCACGGTCACCCTCGCACCGGACCCGGCCGGCGGCCGTCTCCTCGTCCGCGTCACCGACGACGGCAACGCGCCGGGCGGCACCGCCGGTTCGGGCTTCGGCGTACCCGGCATGCGGGAGCGTGCCCGCAGCGCGGGAGGCACACTGTCGGCGGGCCCGCGCGACGGAGGCGGGTTCGAGGTCGCGGCGGACCTGCCGCTCACCGCACGGGAGGCCCTGGCGTGA
- a CDS encoding tetratricopeptide repeat protein gives MLRTHATAAMVTGSTLLPVLLAAAVTTLVAVRQRRSRAPAVSVPGPSGPEPEPFRLPMPIDDFAGRLAEIDSLLRLVHEGRRAIAVTGAPGLGKSTLAIRFAHELRPLFPDGQVYADLGAGCGEPAAPAAVLARLLGALGAPAEERTGDPAALAARLRSRTAGRRVLLLLDDAADAAQVRPLLPGGEHCLALITSRDALTGLPEAIPVRLGALAEPDAAALLASVAGEDRTAAPQGNAASPGRSRGGGGRIPAPGPHRADALVRACGAVPLALRIAAAAGGRPHEAAVRIVRERARLDALHIGDVAVRAAFDTGFDALGTADRHLLRSLGAHPGARFTARIAAAAAAWDLPAAHTGLERLTGAQLVLPAGPDGYRLHDLIRRFAAERLEHDTAPGDRRAALERILDAYTDDASDPGARPWGCAEQSTVSLLVRAGVREGLHRPARRLAVAADRRLGDHPGQLPRIAMWAAVLDAARRSGEQGWTADALRGLGAAYAHEGRLDQAVDHLRMALAVQRRAATRAERAEQIRTRRLLGSALRSAGRYEEALRELRTALDGCREAGDTTGEAEVLCGLGALHLDRRRPDEAIDCLERALPLLAQRGDDPGYVADARRHLGSAYVQAGSLVPAERHLHSALAVHRTRPRNDRDAVGEGWTLRELGFLEEHRGAYGAGAELHHAALAAFERAGHAMGVAAAAEAIGDNLLAQGEQVGADTWYRRAAAVHTALGDHVRAAETRRKLTT, from the coding sequence GTGCTGCGTACTCACGCGACTGCCGCGATGGTCACCGGATCGACGCTGCTGCCGGTGCTGCTCGCCGCCGCCGTCACCACGCTCGTCGCCGTACGGCAACGGCGCTCGAGGGCCCCGGCGGTGAGCGTGCCCGGCCCGTCGGGCCCGGAGCCCGAACCGTTCCGACTCCCCATGCCCATAGACGACTTCGCCGGCCGCCTCGCCGAGATCGACAGCCTTCTGCGTCTCGTCCACGAAGGCCGGCGCGCCATCGCCGTGACCGGCGCGCCCGGCCTCGGCAAGTCCACGCTCGCGATCCGTTTCGCGCACGAGTTGCGGCCCCTCTTCCCGGACGGCCAGGTGTACGCCGACCTCGGCGCAGGCTGCGGCGAACCGGCCGCGCCCGCCGCCGTACTGGCCCGCCTCCTCGGTGCCCTCGGCGCGCCCGCGGAGGAGCGCACCGGCGACCCCGCCGCCCTGGCCGCCCGCCTCCGCAGCCGCACCGCCGGCCGCCGCGTCCTGCTGCTCCTCGACGACGCCGCCGACGCCGCACAGGTCCGCCCGCTGCTTCCCGGCGGGGAGCACTGCCTCGCCCTGATCACCAGCCGAGACGCCCTCACCGGCCTTCCCGAAGCGATCCCGGTCCGCCTGGGCGCCCTCGCCGAGCCGGACGCGGCCGCCCTCCTCGCGAGCGTGGCCGGAGAGGACCGGACAGCCGCTCCGCAGGGCAACGCGGCTTCACCCGGGCGCAGTCGGGGCGGTGGCGGGCGGATCCCGGCCCCCGGACCGCACCGGGCCGACGCTCTCGTTCGCGCGTGTGGAGCGGTGCCCCTCGCCCTGCGCATCGCCGCCGCGGCAGGCGGCCGGCCGCACGAAGCGGCCGTCCGGATCGTCCGCGAACGCGCCCGCCTCGACGCGCTGCACATCGGTGACGTCGCCGTCCGCGCCGCCTTCGACACCGGCTTCGACGCGCTCGGCACCGCCGACCGCCATCTGCTGCGGAGCCTCGGCGCCCACCCCGGCGCCCGGTTCACCGCGCGCATCGCCGCCGCCGCCGCGGCCTGGGACCTGCCCGCCGCCCACACGGGACTCGAGCGCCTCACCGGTGCCCAACTCGTCCTCCCCGCAGGCCCGGACGGCTACCGCTTGCACGACCTGATCCGCCGGTTCGCCGCCGAACGCCTCGAACACGACACCGCTCCCGGCGACCGCCGCGCCGCCCTCGAACGCATCCTGGACGCGTACACCGACGACGCCTCCGACCCCGGCGCCCGCCCGTGGGGCTGCGCCGAACAGTCCACCGTTTCCCTCCTCGTACGGGCGGGCGTCCGCGAAGGCCTGCACCGCCCCGCCCGCCGGCTCGCCGTCGCCGCCGACCGCCGGCTGGGGGACCACCCCGGTCAGCTCCCGCGCATCGCCATGTGGGCCGCCGTCCTGGACGCCGCCCGCCGCTCCGGCGAACAGGGCTGGACGGCCGACGCCCTGCGCGGCCTGGGCGCCGCGTACGCGCACGAAGGACGGCTCGACCAGGCCGTGGACCATCTGCGGATGGCGCTCGCCGTACAGCGCCGCGCAGCCACCCGCGCGGAGCGGGCCGAACAGATCCGGACCCGCCGCCTCCTGGGCAGCGCCCTGCGCAGCGCGGGCCGATACGAGGAGGCGCTGCGGGAGTTGCGCACCGCCCTGGACGGCTGCCGCGAGGCGGGCGACACGACGGGCGAGGCGGAGGTCCTGTGCGGCCTCGGCGCGCTCCATCTCGACCGGCGCCGCCCCGACGAGGCGATCGACTGTCTGGAGCGGGCGCTGCCCCTGCTCGCCCAGCGCGGCGACGACCCCGGGTACGTCGCCGACGCCCGACGGCATCTCGGCTCGGCCTACGTCCAGGCCGGCAGTCTCGTCCCCGCCGAGCGCCATCTGCACTCCGCCCTCGCCGTCCACCGCACCCGGCCGCGCAACGACCGTGACGCGGTGGGGGAGGGGTGGACCCTGCGCGAGCTGGGCTTCCTGGAGGAGCACCGCGGCGCGTACGGAGCCGGTGCCGAACTGCACCACGCGGCCCTGGCCGCCTTCGAACGCGCGGGCCACGCCATGGGCGTGGCGGCCGCGGCGGAGGCGATCGGCGACAACCTGCTCGCACAGGGCGAGCAGGTGGGCGCCGACACGTGGTACCGGCGGGCGGCCGCGGTCCACACCGCACTCGGCGACCACGTCCGCGCGGCCGAGACACGGCGCAAGCTCACCACTTGA